In Arachis hypogaea cultivar Tifrunner chromosome 2, arahy.Tifrunner.gnm2.J5K5, whole genome shotgun sequence, a genomic segment contains:
- the LOC112718125 gene encoding hydroquinone glucosyltransferase-like, whose protein sequence is MEKKVCIAMVPCPGHGHLIPFVEFAKRFLLHNNNNGVFFHVTILVPTQGSPSSSTIAILNALPSNMDFTFLPSITMDQLHNPPTHPIPRMKLIVQLSLPSLRKALTSLTSRTTLVALVSHFFSIDSLLLAQEFNIFSCVLYSAGATSLCFSLSFPMLDKESDNNSNDEFLDLTKPVKVSGCSVSFQVKDLPDLIHFPRSSEVYKSYLDVCKALSLVDVVILNSFNSLEGDTIGSIQKEKTAPFVCPIGPIIQTESGNEANKLECVRWLENQPPKSVLYICFGSGGTISHEQLNEIAHGLELSGHRFLWVLRPPSKISESGYLIVTKNDDPLEYLPSGFLNRTKGQGLVVPSWAPQIEILAHGSTGAFLSHCGWSSAMESIIHGVPIIALPLFAEQRMNATLFTDLLKVALRPEQGDADENGIVTRDQVVKVIKRIMESDEGLEVRKRTRELSDAAFLAIKHNGSSYMALSSLAQKWRLKSIA, encoded by the coding sequence ATGGAAAAGAAGGTATGCATTGCAATGGTTCCATGCCCTGGCCATGGCCATTTGATTCCATTCGTTGAGTTTGCAAAGCGATTCCTTCTtcataataacaataatggtgtgTTCTTCCATGTCACAATCCTTGTTCCAACACAGggctctccttcttcttccacCATAGCCATCCTCAACGCTCTACCTTCAAACATGGACTTCACCTTTCTCCCTTCCATCACCATGGACCAACTTCACAACCCTCCTACTCACCCCATTCCACGAATGAAGCTCATCGTTCAACTCTCTCTTCCCTCTCTCCGCAAAGCACTTACCTCTCTTACTTCTCGCACTACCCTTGTCGCTTTGGTTTCACACTTTTTCTCAATCGACTCGCTCCTTCTTGCTCAAGAATTCAACATTTTCTCTTGCGTTCTCTACTCTGCAGGAGCTACCTCACTctgtttctctctttcttttccaaTGCTTGACAAAGAGAGTGATAATAATAGCAATGATGAATTTCTAGACTTAACAAAACCTGTGAAAGTTTCAGGTTGTTCTGTTTCTTTTCAGGTGAAGGATCTTCCTGATCTTATTCACTTTCCAAGATCAAGTGAGGTCTACAAATCCTATCTCGATGTATGCAAAGCCCTGTCTCTTGTTGATGTTGTCATTTTGAATAGCTTCAATTCTTTAGAAGGAGACACCATAGGATCCATACAAAAAGAGAAGACTGCTCCTTTTGTTTGTCCCATTGGACCCATTATTCAAACCGAGTCAGGCAATGAAGCGAACAAGTTAGAGTGCGTGAGATGGTTGGAGaatcagccaccaaagtcagTGTTATATATATGCTTTGGGAGTGGTGGAACAATCTCTCATGAACAACTCAATGAGATTGCACATGGCTTAGAGTTAAGTGGCCATAGATTCTTGTGGGTTCTAAGACCCCCAAGCAAAATCTCTGAATCTGGTTATCTTATTGTAACGAAAAATGATGACCCATTAGAGTATTTGCCTTCAGGATTCTTGAACAGGACCAAAGGTCAAGGCTTGGTGGTTCCATCATGGGCCCCACAAATTGAGATCCTTGCTCATGGCTCCACCGGGGCTTTCTTGAGCCATTGTGGTTGGAGCTCGGCAATGGAGAGCATCATCCATGGTGTGCCAATTATTGCATTGCCACTGTTTGCAGAGCAGAGAATGAATGCGACATTGTTCACAGATTTGCTCAAAGTGGCACTGAGGCCAGAGCAAGGTGATGCTGATGAAAATGGCATAGTAACAAGAGACCAAGTTGTTAAGGTTATAAAGAGGATCATGGAAAGCGATGAAGGGTTGGAAGTGCGTAAGAGAACAAGAGAGTTGAGTGATGCGGCTTTTCTTGCAATCAAACACAATGGCTCCTCCTACATGGCACTCTCTAGCCTTGCACAAAAATGGCGCCTCAAGAGCATTGCTTAA